A single region of the Gilliamella apis genome encodes:
- a CDS encoding Na+/H+ antiporter family protein, producing MNTILELFSSVNAVVVAVILMLVLSLCRVHVVISLIIGAFAGGLCSHLTLKETIDAFNAGISNGANIALSYAMLGAFAVAISKSGLPELLADKAIKQLTTNDAKTRIKWLLVIIIGLVSISSQNIIPIHIAFIPLLIPPLLYVMSRLQLDRRMIACIMTFGLITPYMFLPVGFGNIFLNQILLKNIISSGMDVSHVNVMHAMAIPAFGMFVGLLWAIFVSYRKPRQYELIREESHAEQFSNVSARSLIISLLAIVLSFTVQLCTGSMILGALIGFICFIVSGSIKWGEADGIFTDGIKMMAMIGFVMISAQGFAEVLKQTHEIEPLVINSAALFAGNKVVASFMMMLVGLVITLGIGSSFSTVPIIAAIYVPLCVQLGFSPIATVCLIGASGAIGDAGSPPSDTILATSAGLNSDGQHDHIRDSVIPTFTHFNIPLFIAGWVGSLIL from the coding sequence ATGAATACTATTCTTGAGCTGTTTTCCTCAGTAAATGCAGTTGTTGTTGCTGTTATTTTAATGTTAGTGCTTTCGCTTTGCCGAGTTCATGTGGTAATTAGCTTAATTATTGGTGCATTTGCAGGTGGTTTATGCAGTCATCTAACCCTAAAAGAAACCATAGACGCTTTTAATGCAGGTATTAGTAACGGGGCTAATATTGCCTTATCTTATGCTATGTTAGGTGCGTTTGCCGTGGCTATTTCTAAATCAGGATTACCAGAATTATTAGCTGATAAAGCCATTAAACAATTAACTACTAATGATGCTAAAACACGAATTAAATGGTTATTAGTTATTATTATCGGGTTAGTTAGTATTTCCTCACAGAATATTATTCCAATTCATATCGCCTTTATTCCGCTTTTAATTCCACCACTTTTATATGTGATGTCGAGATTACAACTAGATAGACGAATGATTGCGTGTATTATGACATTTGGTTTGATTACGCCATATATGTTTTTACCGGTCGGATTCGGTAATATCTTTCTAAATCAAATTTTGTTAAAAAATATTATTTCGTCTGGAATGGATGTTAGTCATGTTAATGTCATGCATGCTATGGCTATTCCTGCTTTCGGTATGTTTGTTGGTTTACTATGGGCTATTTTTGTCAGTTATCGTAAACCGAGACAGTATGAACTTATCCGTGAAGAGAGTCATGCCGAACAGTTTAGTAATGTAAGTGCTCGTTCACTTATTATCTCATTATTAGCGATTGTTCTTTCTTTCACCGTGCAACTTTGTACTGGATCGATGATATTAGGTGCGTTAATTGGTTTTATTTGCTTTATTGTTTCAGGTTCAATCAAATGGGGCGAAGCAGATGGAATCTTCACCGATGGTATCAAAATGATGGCAATGATTGGTTTTGTGATGATATCTGCGCAAGGGTTTGCCGAAGTATTAAAACAGACGCATGAAATAGAACCTTTAGTCATTAATAGTGCAGCGTTATTTGCTGGAAACAAAGTCGTGGCCTCTTTCATGATGATGTTAGTTGGTTTGGTCATTACGCTGGGAATTGGCTCGTCATTTTCTACTGTTCCTATTATTGCGGCAATTTATGTTCCGTTATGCGTTCAATTAGGATTTTCACCAATTGCAACAGTTTGTTTAATTGGTGCATCAGGAGCTATCGGTGATGCCGGTTCACCACCTTCAGATACTATTTTAGCCACATCTGCTGGTTTAAATAGTGATGGACAGCATGACCATATTAGAGACAGTGTTATTCCAACCTTTACCCATTTCAATATTCCGTTATTTATTGCTGGATGGGTGGGATCATTGATTCTTTAA
- the rsmB gene encoding 16S rRNA (cytosine(967)-C(5))-methyltransferase RsmB, which yields MNKKSYQNIRALCAKAIFAVLEEGQSLSTALASLNNQVADKDKALVQEICFGVMRVLPELDFYIHNLMSKVLTGKNRILHYLLLIGLYQILYTRIPEHAAVGETVGAVNDLKKPQLKGVINGVLREFLRQQASLKQKFQQDSKQQISQTLHPSWLLNRLKSAYPEKWQVIVNANNQKPPMWLRVNLNHYSVSEYQQLLEKQQIASESFADIPCAIRLTTAVNVTKLPFFAEGAVTVQDLSAQYAAYLLAPKNGEQILDMCAAPGGKTTHILELAPTANVLAVDVDANRVKRIDENLTRLKQHAQVKVGDGLTPEKWCDGCQFDRILLDAPCSATGVIRRHPDIKWLRRDSDITQLTELQYAILTRIWPYLKTGGTLVYATCSVLPEENKLQIARFLQQTPNAKQQGELRQFLPTELAGDGFFYAVLRKE from the coding sequence ATGAATAAAAAGTCATACCAAAATATTCGTGCGCTTTGTGCAAAAGCTATTTTTGCGGTACTTGAAGAAGGACAATCACTTAGTACGGCTTTAGCATCTTTGAATAATCAAGTTGCTGATAAAGACAAAGCACTAGTGCAAGAGATCTGTTTTGGTGTAATGCGAGTGCTACCAGAACTGGATTTCTATATTCATAACTTAATGAGCAAGGTCTTAACTGGGAAAAATAGAATTTTACATTACTTATTGCTAATTGGATTGTACCAAATTCTTTATACCCGAATTCCTGAACATGCCGCTGTAGGCGAAACAGTTGGTGCGGTTAATGATTTAAAAAAACCGCAATTAAAAGGTGTGATTAATGGTGTTTTACGTGAATTTTTACGCCAACAGGCATCATTAAAACAAAAATTTCAGCAAGATAGTAAACAACAAATTAGTCAGACCTTACATCCTAGTTGGTTATTAAATCGTTTAAAATCAGCTTATCCAGAAAAGTGGCAAGTAATTGTTAATGCGAATAATCAGAAACCACCTATGTGGTTACGAGTTAATCTTAACCATTATTCGGTTAGTGAATACCAACAATTACTTGAAAAACAACAGATTGCTTCCGAGTCTTTTGCTGATATCCCTTGTGCTATTCGCTTAACTACTGCGGTAAATGTGACTAAGTTACCGTTTTTTGCTGAAGGAGCGGTAACAGTACAAGATTTATCAGCACAATATGCGGCTTATCTATTAGCACCTAAAAATGGTGAGCAAATTTTAGATATGTGTGCCGCTCCTGGCGGTAAAACCACCCATATTTTAGAACTTGCGCCAACAGCTAATGTATTAGCTGTAGATGTTGATGCCAACCGAGTTAAACGAATTGATGAAAATTTAACACGCCTAAAACAACATGCACAAGTCAAAGTCGGTGACGGTTTAACTCCTGAGAAGTGGTGTGATGGGTGTCAGTTTGATCGCATCTTGCTTGATGCACCTTGTTCGGCTACTGGGGTTATTCGTCGTCATCCTGATATAAAATGGTTACGACGTGATAGCGATATCACTCAACTCACCGAACTACAATATGCTATTTTGACACGTATCTGGCCTTATTTAAAAACAGGTGGCACCTTAGTTTATGCCACTTGCTCCGTATTGCCAGAGGAGAATAAGTTACAAATCGCCCGTTTTTTACAACAAACCCCCAACGCCAAACAGCAGGGAGAACTTAGGCAGTTTTTACCGACTGAATTGGCTGGTGATGGTTTTTTCTATGCTGTATTAAGGAAAGAATAG
- a CDS encoding NAD(P)H-dependent oxidoreductase, with protein MPLIILAHPNIEQSTANKTIVETLQNEVKDLEVRNIHQLYPNYQINVQEEQTALLRHELIILQYPMYWFNMPAILKLWFDDVFTYQFAYGSKGDKLKDKKLLTSLTIGQVEKNYSDYDANIIDHLHQPVKLSALYSQMQYLTPVVLYGVSPVTAEPNEIKAKAIQHSEKLVTMIEKYKQ; from the coding sequence ATGCCATTAATTATTTTAGCTCATCCTAATATTGAACAATCAACAGCCAATAAAACTATTGTTGAAACCTTACAAAATGAAGTTAAAGATCTTGAAGTTCGAAATATTCATCAGCTTTATCCAAACTATCAAATTAATGTGCAAGAAGAACAAACCGCATTGCTGAGACACGAGCTAATCATTTTACAATACCCGATGTATTGGTTTAATATGCCAGCGATCCTAAAATTATGGTTTGATGATGTATTTACCTATCAATTTGCCTATGGTTCAAAAGGCGATAAATTAAAAGATAAAAAATTACTAACCAGTTTAACTATCGGACAAGTTGAGAAAAATTATAGTGATTATGACGCTAATATAATCGATCATCTACATCAACCAGTAAAACTATCTGCACTTTATAGCCAAATGCAATACCTAACACCAGTTGTTTTATATGGGGTATCACCAGTAACCGCTGAGCCAAATGAAATAAAGGCCAAAGCAATACAACATAGTGAAAAATTAGTTACAATGATTGAAAAATATAAACAATAG
- a CDS encoding winged helix-turn-helix transcriptional regulator yields MQSGEERPSKRYNNKTYYCPISLAMDLIGGKWKGVILYYLLSGEKRFSELKILIPEVTDMTLSIQLKKLEQDGLIIRRVYGQKPPLKVLYKLTPLGEKVGPALEQLCLWGEGV; encoded by the coding sequence ATGCAAAGTGGTGAAGAACGGCCGTCAAAACGCTATAACAATAAAACTTATTATTGCCCAATAAGTTTAGCAATGGATTTAATTGGTGGAAAATGGAAAGGTGTAATCCTTTATTATTTACTTTCAGGGGAAAAACGATTTAGTGAGTTAAAGATATTGATTCCAGAAGTTACCGATATGACATTAAGCATTCAACTTAAAAAATTGGAACAAGATGGGCTTATTATTCGCCGTGTTTATGGCCAAAAACCACCACTTAAAGTGTTATATAAACTAACTCCACTTGGTGAAAAAGTTGGTCCCGCGCTTGAACAACTCTGTTTATGGGGTGAAGGCGTTTAG
- a CDS encoding shikimate dehydrogenase, whose protein sequence is MRSNIDGHFLLIGLMAYPIRHSLSPQMQNTIYSKLNIPFIYLAFEVDQLKLPDAIKGLRALGLRGSAISMPNKQLVCQYLDKLTPAVEMSGACNTISNDNGVLTGYNTDGIGYMRMLAEAGINMLDKKITVLGAGGAATAIAVQAALDGVKEIAIFNQKDECYTKIESVIKKLNEQTKCKVHITDLADENELRKQIADSDVLCNATGVGMKPLEGQSLITDPTILRSDLVVTDCIYSPRKTKLLEMAEQQGCKTLNGIGMMLWQGAAQIKIWTGEDAPIDYVKEQMGFND, encoded by the coding sequence ATGAGAAGTAATATTGATGGTCATTTTCTATTGATTGGTTTAATGGCTTATCCGATTCGTCATAGTTTATCACCGCAAATGCAAAATACCATTTACTCTAAATTAAATATTCCATTTATTTATTTAGCATTTGAAGTCGATCAACTAAAGCTACCCGATGCAATAAAAGGTTTACGAGCGCTTGGGTTACGAGGTAGTGCTATTTCAATGCCCAATAAACAACTTGTTTGCCAATACCTTGATAAATTAACACCTGCGGTAGAAATGAGTGGTGCCTGTAATACCATTTCAAATGATAATGGCGTATTGACTGGTTATAACACTGACGGCATAGGCTATATGCGTATGCTAGCAGAAGCTGGCATTAATATGCTAGATAAAAAAATAACCGTTCTCGGTGCCGGAGGTGCGGCAACCGCAATTGCCGTACAAGCAGCTCTTGATGGTGTAAAAGAAATTGCTATTTTTAATCAGAAAGATGAGTGCTATACAAAGATAGAATCGGTAATAAAAAAATTAAATGAACAGACAAAATGTAAAGTACATATTACCGATCTAGCTGATGAGAATGAGCTAAGAAAACAAATTGCTGATAGTGATGTACTTTGTAATGCCACTGGTGTAGGAATGAAACCATTAGAAGGGCAAAGTTTAATTACCGATCCAACAATCTTGCGATCAGATCTCGTTGTTACAGATTGTATTTATAGCCCACGCAAAACTAAGCTATTAGAAATGGCCGAACAACAAGGATGTAAAACACTCAATGGCATCGGTATGATGCTATGGCAAGGAGCGGCACAAATAAAAATTTGGACAGGCGAAGATGCACCAATTGATTATGTCAAAGAACAAATGGGATTTAATGATTAA
- the serB gene encoding phosphoserine phosphatase, which yields MAYTLTYSDLPENIQYWQGLPLSLNGCEVVPLDYNAGKTGWIIYGKKLNKTLLSKFQRQLAMPMVVVSSWKIKTYQIVRIAGVMPKKAKSISLSLGIDVAPIDNLPTLHSPGLLVMDMDSTAIGIECIDELAKLQGVGEQVAAVTELAMRGELDFASSLRKRVATLTGAPQDILEQVKKTLPLTPGLTCLVKELHKKNWHVAIVSGGFTYFADHLKQKLKLVAAHANELEIKKGQLTGKVIGQIVDAKYKARMLQQLAASLDIPIEQTVAIGDGANDLMMIRIAGLGVAYHGKPKVVEKAKISINYADLTGLWCILSTSLLSEG from the coding sequence ATGGCTTACACATTAACCTATAGTGATCTCCCTGAAAATATACAATATTGGCAAGGTTTACCTTTATCTTTAAATGGTTGTGAAGTAGTCCCATTAGATTACAATGCCGGAAAAACCGGTTGGATTATTTATGGTAAAAAGTTAAATAAAACCTTGCTGTCAAAATTTCAAAGACAGCTAGCAATGCCGATGGTTGTGGTTTCTTCATGGAAAATTAAAACCTATCAAATTGTACGTATTGCAGGGGTAATGCCGAAAAAAGCCAAATCGATTTCGTTAAGCTTAGGGATTGATGTTGCACCAATCGATAATTTACCAACCTTACATTCTCCTGGCCTATTGGTTATGGATATGGATTCAACAGCTATTGGTATTGAATGTATTGATGAGTTGGCAAAGCTACAAGGTGTGGGTGAACAAGTTGCTGCAGTTACTGAACTTGCTATGCGAGGTGAACTTGATTTTGCCTCCAGCTTACGCAAACGCGTGGCGACGTTAACTGGTGCTCCACAAGATATTTTAGAGCAAGTAAAAAAAACACTACCGCTAACGCCGGGATTGACTTGTTTAGTTAAAGAGCTACATAAAAAAAATTGGCACGTTGCTATTGTTTCTGGAGGATTTACCTATTTTGCTGACCATTTAAAACAGAAGTTGAAACTGGTTGCTGCTCATGCTAATGAGTTAGAAATTAAAAAAGGCCAGTTAACTGGTAAAGTGATAGGGCAAATTGTTGATGCTAAATATAAAGCTCGAATGTTACAACAATTGGCTGCTTCTTTAGATATTCCGATTGAACAAACGGTTGCGATTGGCGATGGTGCCAATGATTTAATGATGATTCGAATTGCTGGACTTGGGGTTGCTTATCACGGCAAGCCGAAAGTGGTTGAAAAAGCAAAAATTAGTATCAATTATGCTGATTTAACTGGTTTATGGTGCATTTTATCTACCAGTTTATTAAGTGAAGGTTAG